AACATCTTCGCCATCTTCGCCACCAACTGATGCAGTCTCTTCATCGCTGTACTTGTCGTCGTCTACTTCCTTAAAGAATGAAGCCTTCATACCTAGAGACAACTGTTTTCTAGCCAGATTAATTTCCATTATCTTGACCTTCACTCTATCACCTTCAGCAAATATACTGGCAACATCATCGATACGATTATCGGAAATTTGGGAATGATGGCACAAACCAGTGATATTCACAGTTCCATCTAGTTTAACAAAAACACCAAAGTCAACAACCCGTTTGATCGATCCGTTAAATATATCACCCACCTTCAAGTCTTCGAATCTTTTTAGACCACCTTTAGAGCTCACATCGCTCTCTCTCAAACTCATCATAATTTTTCCAGCACCTCCCGAATGAACAATCTTACCAATAACTGGCTGATaaagtttgaagaaagacttCCAGTCCCTTAAAAAGGAATCTGACAAATCTGACACCCTAACAAATGCAAATAGCTTTCTGGAAAAAGCCACAAAGACACCTTTATCGGAAATGTTACTGATAATGCCTCTCAGAACATCGCCAACTTTGATATCTTCCGATTTCTCGATGAGTCTATCCTTAACATCTTTGGTTTTCAATGAAACGAATATACGTCCGTTGGAGGTATCGATTTCGGTCACTTTAGCCATCACCTTCTGGTTAATAGAAAAAGTGTCTTCCATGGTTTTCGAATAGTCATCAAGAGCATCAGTGATATATGACATGGCCTCAATATTGTGTCCAAGATCGACAAGAACGTaagtctcttcaactttgaagactttTCCTGGTAGAATTGTGCCTACTTTAATAGATTCAAAGGAATTAGTGCTACCTTCTTTTGCAGATAATTTCACCAATGaactttctttatcaacaGATTTCACCACAAGTTGTAGAGCACTTCCAACGGGGTAGGACTGgtccaaatcatcaagttcCAAGGCCTCCCCGTTAAGATCAGCCATAGACACCTTACCCTTCACCTGAGGGCATATGTCCACGTATATGGCATCTTCAGATACCCTACTCACGAATGCAGTAACTTCCTGGCCTTCCTCGAGGTCTTCAATCGAAACAACgtcattcttcttcatcgacaACTTAATAGTAGTGTCGGACATGTCTCTGTTAGGAACAAAATTGTGGGTACGGTTGAGGGAATCAAAATATCCGACAACACGAACATTAAGCACATCTCCTGTCTTATAATCTGAAAAAGACTTCTCAGTATCCGCAATATCGACTTTGTCGAGACGTCCCAGCTGGTTATCGGCCAATTTAACTGTCAACTGGGTTGGCTGCACAGTTTTTATGATACCCTTAGTAGTCTTACCCGGCACAAACTCGTTCAATAACTTAACGGATTTATCCACAGGATTAACTGCGGTCTCAGAGACAACAATTCCATCCTCACGCATACTCAACAAAAATCGTTCGTGTGCATCATCGGTATCCACAACTTTGCATGCTATCGACTGGCCCACAAAgaaattcttctctaaatCTTCAGCCATATCTTCACTAATAAATCGTGGAAGGATAAGGCCGGTCAACTCATCTGCAAAGGACACAAACACACCGTGAGTATTAACATTTTTAACCCATCCGTGTAAAAGTTCATGCGAGTGAGCAACCTCAGAATAACTTGAAGGAAACTTACCAGCCTCGGCATCCTTAAGAATAGATGGCTTACAGGAAACATTCACAAAGCGACCTTTGTGATCTTTCGAAAGAGCAACCACTTTCACCGTACTTCCCACGGaaattttcttcatacGAGCTCTGCTGTTCTCGTAATTTTCATCTGAAACTTGGCCGTATGGTAGAATAGCCCTTACTCCTGAAGGAGGAAGTTCAAGAATAAGACAATCCTTGTTTCGTTCCACAACATGTGCTTCAACAATAGTCTTCCCGAGAACAATGTCTTCTAAGGCGTCTGTTTGAGATTCAGATATGGTACTAGAGGCACGTAAACTTACTCTGATTCTgtccttctctttatcaACATCAATCATCGTCACCCTCACAGTCTGACCAAGTTTAACATGATCTTCAGCTTTTTTGACATATGTTTCACTCATCTCCGAGATTGGTAGGAATCCTCGAACATCACCAAAGAAGCTCACAAGGCATCCACCTGGATAGAATCGCTCGATGGTAGCTGGAGCTTTCTTGCCAACAACGGCATCGTCCATAGATTTAActacttcatcttcattctcaaTACGAACCAaagacttcttcaaagaaacGAAAGCACTTGGTCTGCGACCTTCTGTACTCACTCTTAAAACTCTTCCATTGAATTTACTTCCAATCTTAAACTTTCTCTCAGGATAAGCCAAATGGATATCACTCATGTGAATTGATGGAACAAATCCGTTGAACTCGTTCTCGATGCGAACTTGAACACCCTTTCCCGGCACCAATTTTTCCACTTTGCAATGAATGAGTTGTCCAGTAGGaagatcttcaattctAAGATACTTTTGGTTGATCTGAGCTTTGTCCATAGTAAGAATATAGATGTTATCAAAAGAGGAGTAATCAAGCACTCTAGCCTTGTGAACAGAACCAATCTTGAAATCCATATCGAGATCAGCATTTTCAGAAACACGTGTCTTGAACACTTGTCCTATAGCATTTCTACTACCGACGTCGATAAAAATATAGTGGCTATCCTTGCCCTTGACAATAACCTCATCAAATATATGGCCAATTGGGAAAGCTTCCAAAGGATCGGAATCTTTTTCAGGATCATATGCAAATTGACTAAGCGTAAGGATGTGTGGTAGTATAGACAACATGACCTTCTTTTGTCCATTTTTCATGTAAGAAGCGATAATTCTGGCTTTGATCTGAGATCCTGTGGAAAATCTATGCTTCAGCTGTTCTAATTCATAGAAGCCGAGATGCATACAACTAATAGAACCATTACAAAGATTGAGAGCTTTGACAATAATACCATCAGCAAAGACGTTAAGCAcagcagcatcaacaaGCATTCCAGGAAGAATGGCATTGACATTTGTGGCACTCTGAACAgtattcaacttcttcacaaTGGTTTCAGTAGGTAGCTTGACAGTAATGGTTCTACCGCTTTTTTTACTGACAACGACGAGAAGTACAGATCCAACATCAACGCTAGAAGGAAGTTCCTTTTTGGAAATGAAACCACTCAAATGAGAGTGTCCTACATTTAGAATGGCACCGTGATCTTCGACAGACTTAACAGATGCTTGAACTATGGTATTCACACAAAAATCATCTTTTTCCATGCCCTCGTTTACTTTGCTAGGTTCAATACTTAACTCTAGACGCTTCTTACCCGTATCGGAGGTATTTTCAGTAACTATGGCCCTCAAATATTGTCCTATGGtgaaaagagatgaaagTGATGGAATAGAGGattcttcgtcatcatcactgctactttcatcatcatcatcatcttcgtcGTCGACAACACTCAACGTTTTGCTCACCTCGTCGCTCAAATTGGTAATTGGAATGTAACCTTCCAAGTTATCGGACAAGGAAAGAACAATTTCCATCTTATTAATGTGCGAGATCCTTCCAAGAACAAATGAACCTGGCTGAAGAATCTTAAAGGAAACAGAATCAACAGTTTCATTGTCCTCGGTATCCTTTTCATCAGCAGTACGAACCTTTGATTTGCGAgctctttttttcttatgACCAGAAATAACGGATTTTTGCTCAAAGAGAACATCACTCTTGGCCTTATTGGACACCTCTTTGATCTCTAATGGGGTCAATACGGAATCTCCTCCTCTTGGAAAGGACATTTCCGCACTTTGTGTTAGAATGGATTTCGAAGTGCCTGATTCGGcaacttcctcttcttccctgTGTCTCTTTTCAACCATTTGATTAAAACTTCACTTAAATACTTAAAAAAGGGACTTGGTTCAAGATCTAATAAAATAACttgagtgaaaaattttaaacAAGAAAAATTTAGCCATAGAAAAATTTAGcgataaaagaaaaattaaaGATCCAAACGTCTCACGAAATCGTctcatctctcttctgtATCTGTCTCTCGATGAACAAtggcttctcttttgtGGCTaagctgaaaatttttatcAGACCTGACTGATCCtaatcctcttttttttagtAAATCGATTGCAATCAGTTTATATATTGTTCACGCAGGATAATTGCGTGTGTTTCTCGCTTTTGTATGTATCTGACGGAGGAAATATTTGCAAGCAGAGCTCTTTTCCGTACCCTTCGTCTTGATTACAAAATTCAATACAGAAAACTCACGAATTTTGCTCCTGCAGGCATGTCTTTCGAACTTATTCCCGTTGCTCATCCTACATCAGATCTAGAGCGTCCGGCCGTCTTCATAAGAGACACTCTTTCTGGAAGTCGGCAGTTAGTGGGGAATGTTCCCGAAGGTCTTCAGAGAAAATGTAACGAGTTTGGCTTCAAGACTTCCAAGCTTGAGCATATATTTCTTACTGGGATCTTAGATTGGAAGTCTGTCAATGGATTACCAGGTCTCATTTTAACTGTCAGCGATCaaggcttgaagaagtttgggGTATACCATAGTGGAAATCAGATTCTACAGTACTTGATATCCTCTTGGCGTTTTTTCGTCTTTCGATTTGGTCTTCAGTTGGATGCCAGAGATTTGGACTCGCCGTTTGAATCTGATAAATTTATTATGAAACCGGTTAATATCGACTCAATCAATCCCTTGAACGTAGTGAACAAGCCTTCAGACATATCCAAGTTACAGATCATGGTTGATCAAATATTTCCAACTGCTGTTGATACCGACTTTAGTGCCAAAGTTGTCACCAATGTTGGCTTACCGAAATCTGTTCGGAACCCTAAGCGTTCGGTGAGTTGGATTATGATGGGGAATCCTATTCGGGGGAAGTTCATGGTTCAGCAGGCACGTGAATTGGGTTGCAAAGTCGAGCATTTCAGGCATCTTTGCAATTTCGAACCTGTCACGCTCGATGACGGCACTGTCATCAATCCTGAACAAGTGTTAGAACCTACCAGATGCTTTCAACCTATTTTATTTGTTGAGATACCCTCTGAGGACTATTTACAGGGAACCTTCAATCACGACTGGAGCTCTGAATTGAAGTCTCtaaactcttcatccttcgGTGTTGTCTATCATTTCATTGACGATTCCATTAATAATCCACTTAATAATCCCGATTACGTCAAATTTATACAATCTTTTGGAGACAAAACCCTTCACTTCATTAGTCATAAGCAGTATGTTCCCAACTTAATCAATTATGAGACTTCATACAATACCTCTCTCAAATGGAAAACTCTTCTCAAATCTTGGTTTCCCTTATATAGATGGAACTCGGAACCTAAGTTACAGATTCCGAGTTGTTTGAAGTCGACAGGAAGGGTGTTTCCCATGGTGTCAGGTCAGGTTGTTAATCTTAAAGCGGGAGAAGCAGTTCTGTTTCAGAAAAATACAGTTAATGGAACGTTGAAAGATTCACAATACTTCGAGAATATATATGATAAGGAGATAACTCCTATTCATTTAAATCAGGTGGCTtcaaaagatgaatttgtGCACACTGCAATTGACAAACAGAGAGATTCTTTGCTACACAGCCCACCAAGGTCTGGTTCATCCCTTAACTCTCAGATGGAAACAGTAGTTCTTGGTACAGGTTCTGCTCTACCTTCTAAATTTAGAAACGTGCTTTCGAATTTGGTGAGAGTTCCTTATAAAGGTGTCTATAGATGCATTCTATTAGATGCAGGTGAAAATACTCTTGGGACGATTAAAAGGTTGTTTAGTGATGAAGACGTGGACCAGATTTTCGCAGAGCTCGGTATGATATATTTATCACATCTTCATGCAGATCATCATATGGGAATAACTAGTATTATACAGGAATGGATTAAAAGGCAGAAGTTACATCCAACATCCAACAAGCATCTATATGTTGTGACTCCTTGGCAATACGAGAAATTTCTCATGGAGTTGGACCAGGTGGAATCGATTTCTGATCCTTCCTTAATTCGATATTTGAGTTGCGATCAATTTAACCATTGTTCTAACACTATGCTGCCCGAGTTCGAGCAAGTTCCTATAGAAGATATGCCAGCCAACGAGATTCTAAATGTGGAAAATCATCCCCGAGAGTTTGTTCCACGGAATGCCACTGCTTCTGAGCTATTTGAAGAGCTGcattttcttgatttccagACATGTTATGCATATCATTGCGATTATGCCTATTCGTGCTCTATTACACTGGCATTAGACGACAAATCGCAGTTCAAAGTGTCCTACTCTGGCGACACCAGACCTCGTTATCAGTTTGCGAAAATTGGATACAAATCAGACTTGTTGATTCATGAATCAACGCTTGAAGACGATAAGTTTGAAGATGCGTTAGCCAAAAAGCACTCGACTACTTCAGAAGCTACTCAAGTAGCCATTCTAATGGAAGCAAGAAAGGTGCTTCTAACTCATTTCAGTCAACGGTATAGGTCTTTTACTAACTCAGAGGATGTATACAAGCAATTAAATGATCCTAAAGAGCAGGAAGCGGCTGatgttgatattgatgatcagATTCAGCCTTCAACTCCATTAACCTCCTTCTTGGAGAACAGggatcttctcaaaaaggAGAACGATGATTCAATTTCAATCGAGCAGAAAGCCAATATTTTCAAGGTTCCATTAAATAAATCCATGAAGGAAAATGCCAAGACGATGCAAATAGTATTTGCATTTGATAACATGATAATACGCTACGATGACTTTGCACTACAGAGAGAAGTGATAGAAAGAGAGGGAAGTAAATTGGAGTTGCTATTCAAATCGGAGGATAAGGATGAGCAGGAAGAGGGGGTGCCTTCCCCTTGTAAAACtaataagaagaagaacaagaagagaaggatttGATCTTCGACAATTAATGAATAAATGCATGTACATTAAAAGCAGAGCCGCGCGCACCAGCTAAAGATTTGAGCGGCTTACCCCACTTTATGTGACGTCATATTATCACGAGACATAAAGGTGAAGCCGGTAAATCTTCAGTGTTATTATGCAGATGGATTGCtaaaggtgaaaaataaaaaaagattaTATAATAGAAAATAGGGTGAGTGTTTGATCGAAAAGGCCCCCTTTATTCTCCGACGAATAATGAATAATGCAGAAATTTCCGAGAATAGTCAGTTCAATGGTAAATCAAGGACGTCTGGCAAAGTTCCTCGACCTTCGCTAGCGAAGCGAAGACAATCAGATGAGTTTTCGCAGACTTTCGTGGAATATGTTGATACAGTAGACGAATCAGATAATGAGGATGATGTTAGTGACAACTCATTTACCAATGACGATTATGTTTATGATGGCGCGAGTGAGGATCCCTGTAAACATTATGCACCAGCTACGTTTTTTTCAGATGCCGACGATGGGTCTGTTGAATCAGTGTATAATAAGGTGCCAATAGGGAGCGATGAGGACGATGTGGACGATGAGGGCAGCACGGATACTACAGACCATGCGGATGGGGCACACGTTAATAGAGAAGGTATATTGACTCATCATCAcatatcatcatcatataCTACAGAGATCCCCGAGTTCTATGACCCGGAAAAAATAGTTTATCCGGGGCTGTCTCCATACGAGTTCTCGGATGAGGAATTTAGTAAGATGAATCATTTCGAGTTTCTCCGATCTCTAAATCTGGAAGAGCCACCCTTACTTCCTCCCTACCTTAACTCAAATCTTCTCGACGATTCGTCTTCTAAGGATTATAAGCAGTACCCTTATCAATATCAAAGCTCTAATCATGTCTACATTAACGATCAGTATAGCTATCAgatcaacaatttgaaCATTATGGATAAATATGCCGTGATAAATTCTTCTGCACCACCTAAAAGGCCGGATATAAATCGATCTAGTTCTTCGCAATCTTCTATCAAAAGTATTCGAAATGAGTTACTGAAAAATAAGGAAGGCCATCCTAAATTGAAACACGTGGACTACATTGAGCAGGTTGAAAAGAGACACAACTTAGTTCCCAGTCACGTGATGCTTAACCATTTGATCACTTCgaacttgaagttgaataagGTGATGACCGGCTCATGTATTCACAGGTATGGAGGAAAGTTTATCACGCAAATAGTATATTTTCCGGTTGCTAGCCAAAAGgaatgaataaatagatTACTAAATAATTAAATGGAGGAAACTGAGTTATTTAGGGAGTCCACTGTGCTGGCTTATGGTATCATCACTATCAAGTTTTTCTTGACCTATGTTACACTGAGAGTTAGATATGGTGTTAAAGgcagaggaagaaagaacattGAGTGGGAAGTCGTGAGGTAcaggatttgaagattgCCTCATTCTAGATAATGGTGACCCAAAAGCGTCTTGCTGAGAGGGGAAGAACGTTGGATCAAATTGTCTATAAATCGACTCGGAGGCCTTTCTGCTTAACGAAGGAGGTGGAGTTGGAGTGAATGGTGATGATAAAAGATTTGCGGAAGGAAACATAGTTTTGCTGGGAGTCATGAAGGGGAATGAGGGTGCCGACATGACGTTTTCTTGAGGTTTTCGATGCCTCTGGTAAACCTTGCTAGAGTACTTTTTTCCTGGTTTAACCACTTCGATGTAATCCTTTTTGGTTTTTGCAACTTTGAACATGTCCTTAAGAATCTGTAACTTTCTTGCAGATATCGGGCctgttctttttatttctgtTCCAACAACGTTCACCTCGCCAATCAACTCCACGGTATTGATCAATTCATCCTCTCTGTTTTTAAAATTCTTTAAGATACTGATAAGTAGACTGATTCTTTCGGACTTTTTTAGGTGGTCCGGTTCCTTGTGACGAGCATTCTGTGGCCACCACGATGGTTTGGTAATGTCACCTTTATTGTAAGGATGCCTGGATTGTTTCCGGGGTTCGACCAATTTGATCCACTGTTTTGCAATTATTTTACAAGGAATTTGCtggaattcttcaaaacagTTGAATAAATAGTTATTAACTTCATGTTCATTGACAGTATTGACAGCCATAACTTTCACCGGACTATTTcccgaagaagaaatcagGACTTGGGGTGAAGTTTCTATGGTATCAAAGGGTTTCGCCTCCTTGTTTGACATTATTTCCTGCTTTAGAATGTAATTACTGTCGTGAAATATGCAATAGTATTGGAGACCAAATTTACTATTGATCAACTCGGCGTCTTGCTTTATTTGCGTAAAGATATCTTCTAGCTCTCCCATAATAACTGATGAGTGTTGGCTTGGTATTATTTTGTATTGCTCCAGTCAAGTATATTTCACATATCAGTCTTTTTATATAATGGTAATGATAATTCCAATACGTTACAGATTGGTTTAGGAACTCGTCATTTAAAATAGAAAGAATAGTATATTCGATTTAGTTCAGATCTGTTTCAGTATGGTCAGAAAAAGTATTTACCGAATTAGGAAATAATCTGAAATTCAATAGGTGAACAAGTTTGTTGTATGATATGTCTTCTTAGTGTTGGACATgaaagaggaaattgaaggagacgGGTCGAATTGATGTCTTTCTTGAATGTCTTTCTTGAATGTCTTTCCTGTGGACTGGTGTTGGAGATATATGAGAGGAAGATTTTTTTGTGCACATAAATTCAGGAAGTCTCGGATCTGCATATATTGATTTTGTTTGGCTGGATGGTGACTATGTTTCTAACTCTGGGTTTGAATCTGTATTAGCATGGCAGAAATAGATCTTATTGAGAAGAGGTTGCGATGCCTTTCTTTGGCTGACATGCGTTCTCATTCCAGCAAAACGGCGTCGCAGTTTGCGCTAGAGTTGTTTGAGGTAGCAGCCAGTAAGGAACGTGTTGGGTTACTCACGGACGCAGTCGAATTTTATCGAATGGCTTACAAACTAGACGATAAAGTGGACCTAAAATACagaaaaaagatctttgagGATCTCCCACCTCTTGAGAAACGGAAGGATGGTATACCAAAAGTGGATCATCGgttcaagaagttggatcTTAGCAAGATTCGTGTTCGTAAGACACTTGCCAGTTACAAAAACTGTCAGTTTGAGCCACTTGATGAATCACTAAGCCCAGTCTTAGCGATTTCCGTGTTACCCGATGAGATCCTCATGAAAATCATGAAGATTTTGCTACTCGGAGACTCTCCATCTtggttcaacttctcaatgAGTTGCAAAAAATGCGCTTATCTAGGATTATACGATGGTACGATCTGGCGACTTTTGGCGAGGATCGTTTATCCTCATCAAGTATACCAAAAGGGTAATAACAGGGATTATAGAGTTTATATCAG
This region of Brettanomyces nanus chromosome 2, complete sequence genomic DNA includes:
- a CDS encoding uncharacterized protein (EggNog:ENOG41) codes for the protein MNNAEISENSQFNGKSRTSGKVPRPSLAKRRQSDEFSQTFVEYVDTVDESDNEDDVSDNSFTNDDYVYDGASEDPCKHYAPATFFSDADDGSVESVYNKVPIGSDEDDVDDEGSTDTTDHADGAHVNREGILTHHHISSSYTTEIPEFYDPEKIVYPGLSPYEFSDEEFSKMNHFEFLRSLNLEEPPLLPPYLNSNLLDDSSSKDYKQYPYQYQSSNHVYINDQYSYQINNLNIMDKYAVINSSAPPKRPDINRSSSSQSSIKSIRNELLKNKEGHPKLKHVDYIEQVEKRHNLVPSHVMLNHLITSNLKLNKVMTGSCIHRYGGKFITQIVYFPVASQKE
- a CDS encoding uncharacterized protein (BUSCO:EOG093403G0), producing MVEKRHREEEEVAESGTSKSILTQSAEMSFPRGGDSVLTPLEIKEVSNKAKSDVLFEQKSVISGHKKKRARKSKVRTADEKDTEDNETVDSVSFKILQPGSFVLGRISHINKMEIVLSLSDNLEGYIPITNLSDEVSKTLSVVDDEDDDDDESSSDDDEESSIPSLSSLFTIGQYLRAIVTENTSDTGKKRLELSIEPSKVNEGMEKDDFCVNTIVQASVKSVEDHGAILNVGHSHLSGFISKKELPSSVDVGSVLLVVVSKKSGRTITVKLPTETIVKKLNTVQSATNVNAILPGMLVDAAVLNVFADGIIVKALNLCNGSISCMHLGFYELEQLKHRFSTGSQIKARIIASYMKNGQKKVMLSILPHILTLSQFAYDPEKDSDPLEAFPIGHIFDEVIVKGKDSHYIFIDVGSRNAIGQVFKTRVSENADLDMDFKIGSVHKARVLDYSSFDNIYILTMDKAQINQKYLRIEDLPTGQLIHCKVEKLVPGKGVQVRIENEFNGFVPSIHMSDIHLAYPERKFKIGSKFNGRVLRVSTEGRRPSAFVSLKKSLVRIENEDEVVKSMDDAVVGKKAPATIERFYPGGCLVSFFGDVRGFLPISEMSETYVKKAEDHVKLGQTVRVTMIDVDKEKDRIRVSLRASSTISESQTDALEDIVLGKTIVEAHVVERNKDCLILELPPSGVRAILPYGQVSDENYENSRARMKKISVGSTVKVVALSKDHKGRFVNVSCKPSILKDAEAGKFPSSYSEVAHSHELLHGWVKNVNTHGVFVSFADELTGLILPRFISEDMAEDLEKNFFVGQSIACKVVDTDDAHERFLLSMREDGIVVSETAVNPVDKSVKLLNEFVPGKTTKGIIKTVQPTQLTVKLADNQLGRLDKVDIADTEKSFSDYKTGDVLNVRVVGYFDSLNRTHNFVPNRDMSDTTIKLSMKKNDVVSIEDLEEGQEVTAFVSRVSEDAIYVDICPQVKGKVSMADLNGEALELDDLDQSYPVGSALQLVVKSVDKESSLVKLSAKEGSTNSFESIKVGTILPGKVFKVEETYVLVDLGHNIEAMSYITDALDDYSKTMEDTFSINQKVMAKVTEIDTSNGRIFVSLKTKDVKDRLIEKSEDIKVGDVLRGIISNISDKGVFVAFSRKLFAFVRVSDLSDSFLRDWKSFFKLYQPVIGKIVHSGGAGKIMMSLRESDVSSKGGLKRFEDLKVGDIFNGSIKRVVDFGVFVKLDGTVNITGLCHHSQISDNRIDDVASIFAEGDRVKVKIMEINLARKQLSLGMKASFFKEVDDDKYSDEETASVGGEDGEDVEMSDDNSDEDNSDEDIVDGNETLDLPSNPSQGLSAGFDWTASILEQAKDDVESDDDEYDENLKKKKKRSKLSTAVEDKTAEINTRAPESVSDFERLLVGNPDSSILWIQYMSFQLQLGEVDKARELGKRALKTINYREEQEKLNIWIAMLNMESMFGTDESLEKIFKKSCKYMEPYAIHQKLVAICVASEKFDKASELYRVMCKKFGYDHVPVWVSYGSFLIDRDEADEAHKVLSNALQILPKRSHVEVVRRFAQMEFDKGDSEQGRSLFEGLLSDVPKRLDLWNVYIDQEIKNGDKKKAESLFERVSARKLTKKQAKFFFGKWLAFEEKEGDSKAGDYVKAKAVEYAQKLVDKQ
- a CDS encoding uncharacterized protein (BUSCO:EOG093417VH); translation: MAEIDLIEKRLRCLSLADMRSHSSKTASQFALELFEVAASKERVGLLTDAVEFYRMAYKLDDKVDLKYRKKIFEDLPPLEKRKDGIPKVDHRFKKLDLSKIRVRKTLASYKNCQFEPLDESLSPVLAISVLPDEILMKIMKILLLGDSPSWFNFSMSCKKCAYLGLYDGTIWRLLARIVYPHQVYQKGNNRDYRVYIRKQWGRNYLKMLNERPFIKYRGVYISTVILQKEGGRGELSSAWTAPFRIITYYRYLRFYEDGRCLKLLTILEPKKVIPRFKQNWRGLIKADQVDENTIGKEWQRVYEGAFTINLQGDLVIESDGAYPDWTFTDKLKIVNGGRYSRHHKLMWLDMGYKNKHGEPGSFSLEGEKPYVFNRDK